The Candidatus Binataceae bacterium genome includes a region encoding these proteins:
- a CDS encoding error-prone DNA polymerase, with the protein MPSSDYIELRTRSSFSFLEGATTPEDLAARAAELGYPALALGDRDGMYGQPRFFQGAKSAGIHAIVGAELTLDDNSRLYVLVPDRERYRNLCRMITNSKLRVLNEGSGKPPVYPAKGESRITLDELERFGPGLICLAGGAMSPLARMLVRGADPLPMADRLGAIFGKGNLYVDLQRHLDAAEERLNRRLAALAAAAKLPITATNDVCHGGADRELLDALTCIRLGTTLEEAGRSLWVNNQRHLKSRVEMTELFRDLPKAVAATRAIAERCAFRLTDMGYRFPDYPLPPGETPDSYLRVLTYAGARDRWGNALDDRTRRQLEHELEVIARLKLAGYFLIVWDIVQFCRENRIMVQGRGSAANSAVCYALAITAVDAVKMELLFERFLSEERGEWPDIDLDLPSGEQREQAIQYVYRRYGERGAAMTANVITYRTRSAVREIGKVLGFAPEQVDRLAKLNQVYEFRDRHDDLVPLLKRGGVDAEAPRILQLVDLVRRIQSLPRHLGQHSGGMVIAAQPLDEIVPLEPASMPGRVVVQWDKDDCADLGIIKIDLLGLGMLAALEEAIPIIREHEGVEIDLAHLPPDDPDVYAMMRRADTVGVFQIESRAQMATLPRMKPEKFYDLVVEVAIIRPGPIVGKMVHPYLDRRNKRAPVEYAHPSLEPILRRTLGVPLFQEQLLRIAMTAAGFSGGEAEELRRAMGFKRSVERMEKIEERLRAGMARKGMSGTVADDIVRSITSFALYGFPESHAASFALIAYASAYLKYHHPAAFFAAMLNCYPMGFYHPSTLVKDAERHGASILPVDVTKSNWRCTVECVPSPSDSAPSPSPSAPSPYPRRGRGRGDASEPPRTGAVPQPAVNPQPARALRAPASPWSGGGTAGRAAGAPGSRRAALAATPSDALPAGEHQAAPPQAGPQRHALRLGLRYVAGLREEVGSRIEAARDTRAFDSIADFSARVGLNRRELDALAYAGAFAAFGGTRRNALWNAAALERDPQSLLARARPQPAQSNLPAMGPLDETLADYAATGVTAGPHLMTYLRAKLKVRGVLSAEELPHARHESWVKTAGVVIVRQRPGTAKGFLFITLEDETGIANLIVTPDLFQKHRLLLRSAGILLAEGVLQQVDGVTAIRARRFAEIHLPGTIPPSHDFH; encoded by the coding sequence GTGCCGTCGTCCGACTATATCGAACTGCGCACGCGCAGCTCCTTCAGCTTCCTCGAAGGCGCGACCACGCCCGAGGATCTCGCCGCGCGCGCCGCCGAGCTCGGCTATCCCGCCCTCGCACTCGGCGATCGCGATGGTATGTACGGGCAGCCGCGTTTTTTCCAGGGCGCCAAAAGTGCCGGTATCCACGCGATCGTCGGCGCCGAGCTGACCCTCGATGACAACTCGCGCCTCTACGTCCTCGTTCCCGACCGCGAGCGCTATCGCAACCTCTGCCGGATGATTACCAACTCCAAGCTCCGCGTCCTCAACGAGGGCAGCGGCAAGCCGCCCGTCTATCCCGCCAAGGGCGAAAGCCGCATCACGCTCGACGAGCTGGAGCGCTTCGGCCCGGGCCTCATCTGCCTCGCTGGCGGCGCGATGAGCCCGCTCGCGCGGATGCTCGTGCGGGGCGCCGATCCGCTGCCGATGGCCGATCGGCTCGGCGCGATCTTCGGCAAAGGGAATCTCTACGTCGACCTGCAGCGGCATCTCGATGCGGCCGAGGAGCGGCTGAATCGCCGTCTCGCGGCGCTCGCCGCGGCAGCGAAGCTTCCGATCACGGCCACCAACGACGTATGCCACGGCGGCGCCGATCGCGAGCTGCTCGACGCTCTTACCTGTATCCGGCTCGGCACGACGCTCGAGGAAGCCGGACGTTCACTATGGGTCAACAACCAGCGCCACCTGAAATCGCGCGTCGAAATGACCGAGCTGTTCCGCGATTTGCCCAAGGCTGTCGCCGCTACGCGCGCGATCGCCGAGCGATGCGCCTTCAGGCTCACCGACATGGGCTATCGCTTTCCCGACTACCCGCTGCCGCCGGGAGAAACGCCCGACAGCTATCTGCGAGTACTCACATACGCGGGCGCGCGCGACCGCTGGGGCAACGCGCTCGACGATCGCACGCGCCGCCAGCTCGAGCATGAACTCGAAGTCATCGCACGCCTCAAGCTCGCCGGCTACTTCCTCATCGTCTGGGACATCGTCCAGTTCTGCCGTGAAAACCGAATCATGGTGCAGGGCCGCGGCTCGGCCGCCAACAGCGCGGTCTGCTATGCGCTCGCGATCACGGCCGTCGATGCGGTCAAGATGGAACTCCTGTTCGAGCGCTTCCTGTCGGAGGAACGCGGCGAGTGGCCCGATATCGATCTCGACCTGCCGAGCGGCGAGCAGCGCGAGCAGGCAATCCAATACGTATATCGCCGCTACGGCGAGCGCGGCGCCGCGATGACCGCGAACGTGATCACGTATCGCACGCGCAGCGCCGTGCGCGAGATCGGCAAGGTGCTGGGCTTCGCGCCCGAGCAGGTCGATCGCCTCGCCAAGCTCAACCAGGTTTACGAGTTCCGCGATCGTCACGACGACCTCGTGCCTCTCTTGAAGCGCGGCGGCGTCGATGCCGAAGCGCCGCGAATCCTGCAGCTCGTCGATCTGGTGCGGCGTATCCAGAGCCTGCCGCGCCATCTCGGGCAGCATAGCGGCGGCATGGTGATCGCGGCGCAGCCGCTCGACGAGATCGTTCCGCTCGAGCCGGCCTCGATGCCGGGGCGCGTCGTCGTGCAATGGGACAAGGACGATTGCGCCGACCTCGGGATTATAAAGATCGATCTGCTCGGACTTGGGATGCTGGCGGCGCTCGAAGAGGCGATTCCAATTATTCGCGAGCACGAGGGCGTCGAGATCGATCTCGCGCATCTGCCGCCGGACGATCCCGATGTGTATGCGATGATGCGGCGCGCCGACACTGTCGGAGTTTTCCAGATTGAGAGTCGCGCGCAGATGGCGACGCTGCCGCGGATGAAGCCGGAGAAGTTCTACGACCTGGTCGTCGAAGTCGCGATCATTCGTCCGGGGCCGATCGTCGGCAAGATGGTGCATCCGTATCTGGATCGCCGCAACAAACGCGCACCCGTTGAGTATGCGCATCCTTCGCTCGAACCGATCCTGCGCCGCACGCTGGGCGTCCCGCTTTTCCAGGAACAGTTGCTACGAATCGCGATGACTGCGGCGGGTTTCAGCGGCGGCGAGGCCGAGGAGCTGCGTCGCGCGATGGGCTTCAAGCGCTCCGTCGAGCGGATGGAAAAAATCGAGGAGCGGCTGCGCGCCGGAATGGCGCGCAAGGGCATGAGCGGCACGGTCGCCGACGATATCGTGCGATCGATCACGTCGTTCGCGCTCTATGGTTTCCCGGAATCGCACGCGGCGAGCTTCGCGCTGATCGCATACGCGTCGGCGTACCTGAAGTATCATCATCCGGCGGCGTTTTTCGCCGCGATGCTGAACTGCTATCCGATGGGCTTCTATCATCCCTCGACGCTGGTGAAAGACGCCGAGCGCCACGGCGCGTCGATTCTGCCGGTTGATGTGACGAAGTCCAACTGGAGATGCACGGTAGAGTGCGTCCCCTCGCCGTCTGATTCTGCTCCCTCTCCTTCTCCGTCTGCCCCCTCTCCTTATCCTAGGAGAGGGCGAGGGAGAGGTGATGCATCCGAACCTCCACGCACAGGTGCTGTTCCACAACCCGCAGTCAACCCTCAGCCGGCGCGCGCGCTGCGCGCGCCGGCCTCTCCCTGGTCAGGGGGAGGCACTGCCGGACGCGCCGCAGGCGCGCCCGGGTCACGGCGAGCTGCGCTCGCCGCGACGCCATCCGATGCTCTCCCTGCGGGAGAGCATCAAGCCGCACCGCCGCAGGCCGGGCCGCAGCGCCACGCGCTGCGGCTCGGCCTGCGTTACGTCGCGGGCCTGCGCGAGGAAGTCGGCAGTCGAATCGAAGCGGCGCGCGATACGCGCGCCTTCGATTCGATTGCCGACTTTTCGGCTCGCGTCGGCCTCAACCGCCGCGAGCTGGACGCCCTCGCATACGCCGGCGCGTTTGCCGCCTTCGGCGGCACGCGCCGCAATGCGCTGTGGAACGCCGCGGCGCTCGAGCGCGATCCGCAAAGCCTGCTCGCGCGCGCACGCCCCCAACCGGCGCAGTCCAATCTCCCCGCGATGGGACCGCTCGACGAAACGCTCGCCGACTACGCCGCAACCGGCGTCACCGCCGGGCCACATCTGATGACCTATCTACGCGCCAAGCTGAAAGTGCGCGGCGTGCTGAGCGCCGAGGAGCTCCCCCATGCGCGCCACGAGTCGTGGGTCAAAACCGCCGGCGTCGTTATCGTGCGCCAGCGCCCCGGCACCGCGAAGGGCTTCCTGTTCATCACGCTTGAAGATGAAACCGGCATCGCAAATCTGATCGTCACGCCCGACCTGTTTCAGAAGCATCGCCTGCTGCTACGCAGCGCCGGAATCCTGCTCGCCGAGGGTGTGCTGCAACAGGTCGACGGCGTCACCGCGATTCGCGCGCGCCGCTTCGCGGAAATTCATTTGCCCGGAACAATTCCGCCCTCGCATGATTTTCATTAA
- a CDS encoding glucose 1-dehydrogenase, translating into MRLKGKVALITGAGSGMGRAASKIFAEEGALVAAVDINGEAAAETAQLVKSAGGKAISMRADVSNSEDARAMVDAAVRDFGGLDVIYNNAGIEGESGFLAQLSEEAFDKVIAINLRGVWLGMKYALPRLIDRGGGAIINTASVAGLVGIKGAAAYCAAKAGVIALTRVGAIEYGRYNIRVNCICPGVIHTPMVDRITGPAGIRPQFIERSSVFGRVGTAEEVARTALFLASDEATFASGAPFIIDGGWVAS; encoded by the coding sequence ATGAGACTGAAAGGAAAAGTTGCGTTGATAACCGGCGCCGGCTCCGGGATGGGACGGGCGGCGTCAAAGATTTTCGCCGAGGAAGGCGCGCTCGTCGCGGCCGTCGACATCAATGGCGAGGCGGCCGCTGAAACGGCGCAGCTCGTGAAGAGCGCGGGCGGCAAGGCGATCTCGATGCGCGCGGATGTGTCGAACTCCGAGGACGCGCGCGCGATGGTAGATGCGGCGGTGCGCGACTTCGGCGGCCTCGATGTCATCTACAACAACGCCGGAATCGAAGGCGAGTCGGGTTTTCTCGCGCAGCTCAGCGAAGAAGCGTTCGACAAGGTGATCGCGATCAACCTGCGCGGCGTGTGGCTCGGGATGAAATACGCCCTGCCCCGCCTGATCGATCGCGGCGGCGGCGCGATTATCAACACCGCGTCGGTAGCGGGCCTGGTCGGAATCAAGGGCGCGGCGGCATATTGCGCGGCCAAGGCCGGCGTCATCGCGCTCACGCGCGTCGGCGCGATCGAATACGGCCGCTACAACATCAGGGTCAATTGTATCTGTCCCGGGGTGATTCACACTCCGATGGTCGATCGCATCACGGGACCCGCCGGAATCCGTCCGCAGTTCATCGAACGCAGCTCCGTATTCGGCCGCGTGGGCACTGCCGAGGAGGTCGCGCGCACCGCGCTTTTCCTCGCGAGCGATGAGGCGACATTCGCGAGCGGCGCCCCGTTTATCATCGACGGCGGATGGGTCGCGAGCTGA
- a CDS encoding 3-oxoacyl-ACP reductase family protein: MATQLVSRRLEGRVAIVTGGANGIGRAIALRLGSEGAAIAIADIQTDAARKTAAEITSQGGRAIGVKLDVTSLDDAVAAADRVERELGPIDILVNNAGWDELKPFVDTTPEFWDKVIAINYRGVLNLCKAIVPRMQSRGAGGKIVSIASDAGRVGSTGESVYAGCKAAIIGFSKTIARELARNQINVNVVCPGPTETNLLRAAMAGREGVLNAMAKGIPMRRLGQPEDLAGAVAFFASSDADFATGQVISVSGGLTMVG; the protein is encoded by the coding sequence ATGGCAACACAACTAGTTAGCAGACGGCTCGAAGGCAGGGTCGCGATCGTCACCGGCGGCGCCAATGGCATCGGGCGCGCGATCGCGCTACGGCTCGGCTCCGAAGGCGCAGCTATCGCGATCGCGGATATCCAGACCGATGCAGCGCGGAAAACTGCGGCCGAGATCACGAGCCAGGGCGGGCGCGCGATCGGCGTGAAGCTCGATGTCACAAGCCTCGACGACGCCGTCGCGGCTGCCGACCGCGTCGAACGCGAGCTGGGTCCGATCGACATCCTCGTCAACAACGCCGGGTGGGACGAGCTCAAGCCTTTCGTCGATACGACGCCGGAGTTTTGGGACAAGGTGATCGCGATCAACTACCGCGGTGTTTTGAACCTGTGCAAGGCGATCGTGCCGCGCATGCAATCGCGCGGCGCAGGCGGCAAGATCGTATCGATCGCGTCGGATGCGGGCCGCGTCGGTTCGACCGGCGAATCGGTGTATGCGGGATGCAAAGCCGCGATCATCGGCTTTTCGAAAACGATCGCGCGCGAGCTCGCGCGCAATCAAATCAACGTCAACGTCGTATGCCCCGGGCCCACGGAGACCAACCTTCTTCGCGCTGCCATGGCTGGCCGCGAAGGCGTGCTGAACGCGATGGCGAAAGGTATTCCGATGCGCCGTCTTGGCCAGCCCGAAGATCTCGCGGGCGCGGTCGCGTTCTTCGCCTCATCGGACGCCGACTTCGCAACCGGCCAGGTCATCAGCGTGAGCGGCGGGCTTACGATGGTGGGATAA
- a CDS encoding isocitrate lyase/phosphoenolpyruvate mutase family protein has translation MTKDAQRAKAQAFRAMHDRSRVLVLPNAWDAMSARFIEEAGAHAIATTSAGVAFSLGYPDGEYAPREEIVNAIARITRVIDVPLSADIESGFGTTAGEVGQTVSQIIEAGAVGINLEDSTGDPAQPLYDLETAVTRVKAARAAGDATGVPLVINARTDALIAMKGEREALLAEAIRRANAFREAGADSLFPLGLNGNDEIARAVRSINGPMNLIFRPGIPTVAELAKLGVARLSLGTAITLSALSVTRRIANEVLTSGTYSALGDAVSYPEANKLMASRN, from the coding sequence ATGACGAAAGACGCTCAGCGCGCGAAGGCCCAGGCGTTTCGCGCGATGCATGACCGCTCGCGAGTGCTCGTGCTGCCCAACGCATGGGACGCCATGAGCGCGCGATTCATCGAAGAAGCCGGTGCGCACGCAATCGCGACCACGAGCGCCGGCGTGGCTTTCTCACTCGGCTATCCCGATGGCGAATACGCACCGCGCGAGGAAATCGTCAACGCCATCGCGCGAATCACGCGCGTTATCGATGTGCCGCTGAGCGCCGATATCGAGTCGGGCTTTGGCACGACTGCGGGTGAAGTTGGTCAAACAGTTAGTCAGATCATCGAGGCGGGGGCCGTGGGCATAAATCTCGAAGATTCGACCGGCGATCCCGCGCAGCCGCTCTATGATCTCGAGACCGCCGTCACCCGCGTCAAAGCTGCACGCGCTGCCGGCGACGCCACCGGTGTTCCGCTCGTGATCAACGCCCGCACCGACGCCCTGATTGCGATGAAGGGCGAGCGCGAAGCGCTTCTCGCCGAAGCGATTCGCCGCGCCAACGCTTTTCGCGAGGCTGGCGCTGACAGCCTGTTCCCGCTCGGTCTGAACGGCAACGACGAAATCGCGCGTGCCGTTCGCTCGATCAATGGGCCGATGAACCTGATCTTCCGTCCCGGCATTCCAACCGTCGCCGAACTCGCGAAGCTTGGCGTTGCACGGCTCAGCCTCGGCACCGCGATCACGCTTTCCGCACTGTCCGTGACGCGACGCATCGCGAATGAGGTGCTGACGAGCGGCACCTACTCCGCTCTGGGCGATGCCGTCAGCTATCCCGAAGCTAACAAGTTGATGGCTTCGCGAAACTGA
- a CDS encoding AMP-binding protein: MLEGCSPYPDEFSARYVREGYWSDETIQQAIAESAQRIMRANPHAIAVSDSSRALTFSQLVSEAASTAALLERSGIRRGDRIIVQLPNCVEFASLFLGSLEIGAIPVMTLPAFRRAELEYLASFSKAKAIAIAPTVRGFDHAALARELRSQLASLETIFTIESARDCVSLREEIGGAPSLGSRRGDPFDAALFLLSGGTTGMPKLIPRTHADYLYNARASVRACGLSANSRLLLALPVEHNFPLACPGLLGAMLIGARAVLCAATQPAELSRTIDEQQITHFPCVPTLAIGLAALPPESRHALRSLRVITVGGQRLQEPTARELMRLYPDLHVQQVFGMAEGLICMTSPDDSDEVASCTQGRPLSPADEIRIVDALGEDVAPGAMGELCCRGPYTIRGYWNAAERNREAFTDNGFYRTGDLVRMHPSANLVVEGRVKDLINRGGEKISAEEVEAHLLAHPAVRAVAVVSMPDPTLGERACAFITIEIDAEQPSLEDIRELLSARGVARFKWPERLEIVAELPLTNVGKIQKAELRRLIAERLGAETASQAERAAR, translated from the coding sequence ATGCTCGAAGGATGCAGTCCCTACCCTGACGAGTTCTCCGCGCGCTACGTGCGCGAGGGTTACTGGAGTGACGAGACGATTCAGCAAGCGATCGCCGAATCGGCGCAGAGAATCATGCGTGCGAATCCGCATGCGATCGCAGTAAGCGATTCGTCACGCGCGCTAACTTTCAGTCAGCTAGTGAGCGAAGCCGCCTCGACAGCGGCGTTGCTCGAGCGAAGCGGTATCCGCCGCGGCGATCGAATCATCGTTCAGTTGCCGAACTGCGTCGAGTTCGCGAGTTTGTTCCTGGGAAGTCTCGAGATCGGCGCAATTCCTGTGATGACGTTGCCGGCGTTCCGGCGTGCGGAACTTGAGTATCTAGCTTCATTTTCGAAGGCGAAGGCGATCGCGATTGCGCCAACGGTTCGCGGTTTCGACCACGCTGCGTTAGCGCGTGAACTGCGGTCCCAACTCGCCTCGCTGGAAACTATCTTCACGATTGAGTCTGCGCGCGATTGCGTGTCGCTTCGCGAGGAGATTGGCGGCGCGCCGTCGCTCGGTTCGCGACGCGGCGATCCATTCGATGCCGCCCTGTTCCTGCTCTCGGGCGGCACGACCGGGATGCCGAAGCTGATCCCGCGGACGCATGCCGACTATCTCTACAATGCACGCGCCTCGGTTCGCGCGTGTGGGTTGAGCGCGAATTCACGGCTCCTGCTTGCTCTGCCGGTTGAGCATAACTTCCCGCTCGCATGCCCCGGCCTGCTCGGCGCGATGCTCATTGGTGCGCGCGCGGTTCTTTGTGCGGCAACGCAGCCCGCGGAACTGTCGCGCACGATCGACGAACAACAGATTACTCACTTTCCGTGCGTGCCGACTCTCGCGATCGGTCTGGCTGCGCTTCCGCCTGAATCGCGACACGCTCTTCGCTCGCTTCGTGTGATCACTGTCGGCGGACAGCGGCTCCAGGAGCCGACGGCGCGCGAGTTGATGCGGCTCTATCCAGATCTCCACGTGCAGCAGGTTTTCGGCATGGCCGAAGGTCTTATCTGTATGACCTCACCCGATGACAGCGACGAAGTCGCATCGTGCACGCAGGGACGGCCGCTCTCGCCTGCCGATGAAATCAGAATTGTCGATGCTCTTGGCGAAGATGTCGCGCCAGGCGCGATGGGCGAGCTGTGCTGCCGCGGGCCGTACACCATTCGCGGCTATTGGAACGCGGCGGAACGAAATCGCGAGGCCTTCACCGACAACGGCTTCTATCGCACCGGCGACCTGGTGCGGATGCATCCGTCGGCCAACCTCGTGGTCGAAGGACGGGTGAAGGATCTAATCAATCGCGGCGGCGAAAAGATCAGTGCCGAGGAAGTCGAAGCGCATCTGCTGGCGCATCCGGCGGTTCGCGCTGTCGCCGTGGTGTCGATGCCTGATCCGACGCTGGGCGAGCGCGCCTGCGCGTTTATCACGATCGAAATCGATGCGGAGCAGCCGTCGCTGGAAGATATTCGCGAGCTGCTGTCGGCGCGCGGCGTGGCGCGCTTCAAATGGCCCGAGCGGCTCGAGATCGTCGCCGAGCTGCCGCTTACCAACGTCGGAAAAATTCAGAAGGCGGAACTGCGCCGCCTGATTGCGGAGCGCCTCGGCGCCGAAACCGCTTCTCAGGCCGAGCGCGCGGCGCGCTGA
- a CDS encoding Phenylacetic acid catabolic protein, which translates to MSQQVSETSPIKFTSPEGLPPDYKDLLVRMLSIQSRIESEYMLAPERTLMKPLAMAPTPEDKAEYAAFWSDEVRHASYWMKLLEDLGTNVDAKFMATPMPIYIFELRDQAEDWIEYGLFSFFADRQGAYMGGEWVGCSYEPLAKIADRVHREELGHAALGYRLMRRYIQREGDRGRALLIKHLARWYPAGLDMFGNSGSKRQFDYVRWGLRKRTNEQMRDDFTAEVNNLLTKLDIPIPDATAGRRYS; encoded by the coding sequence ATGAGTCAGCAGGTGAGCGAAACCAGTCCGATCAAATTCACGAGTCCTGAGGGCCTGCCGCCGGACTACAAGGATCTGCTCGTCAGGATGCTCTCGATCCAGTCGCGGATCGAATCCGAATACATGCTCGCGCCCGAGCGCACGCTGATGAAGCCGCTCGCGATGGCACCGACGCCCGAGGACAAGGCGGAGTACGCCGCGTTCTGGTCCGACGAGGTGCGTCATGCCAGCTACTGGATGAAGCTGCTCGAGGACCTCGGCACCAATGTTGACGCGAAGTTTATGGCGACTCCGATGCCGATCTATATCTTCGAGCTGCGCGACCAGGCTGAGGACTGGATCGAGTACGGCCTGTTCAGTTTCTTCGCCGATCGCCAGGGCGCCTACATGGGCGGCGAATGGGTCGGATGCAGCTACGAGCCGCTGGCGAAAATTGCCGACCGTGTGCATCGCGAGGAACTCGGGCATGCCGCGCTCGGTTATCGCTTGATGCGGCGCTACATTCAGCGCGAGGGCGACCGCGGCCGCGCGCTGCTGATCAAGCATCTGGCGAGATGGTATCCGGCCGGGCTCGACATGTTCGGCAATTCGGGATCGAAGCGGCAGTTCGATTACGTGCGATGGGGCCTGCGCAAACGCACCAACGAGCAGATGCGCGACGACTTCACGGCCGAGGTCAACAACCTGCTAACAAAGCTCGATATCCCGATTCCCGACGCGACGGCGGGACGCCGCTACAGCTAG
- a CDS encoding TetR/AcrR family transcriptional regulator: MRKTIAEETKRVVKLKAATRALKPEDRYDANIDLILRSAAAVFAEKSFGLASIRDIAARARISFPRIYYYLRNKEELLFLISKRAFEQLLSTAEERAAEAADAELRLRAFIRNHLEYHMTNLAEMKVLVREADSLTGRYAADIARLKRDYSRLCRRLLDQYATSLGTVLDREQARILTSLLFGAMNWFYTWYEPSRDYDQRGRIMDECFRMVAGAIGVRA; the protein is encoded by the coding sequence TTGCGCAAAACAATCGCCGAAGAAACCAAGCGCGTGGTGAAGCTGAAAGCCGCGACGCGCGCGCTCAAACCCGAAGATCGCTACGACGCGAACATCGATCTCATCCTGCGCTCCGCGGCGGCCGTATTCGCGGAGAAGAGCTTCGGCCTCGCCTCGATTCGCGACATCGCGGCCCGCGCGCGAATCTCGTTCCCCCGCATCTACTATTACCTGCGCAACAAGGAAGAGCTGCTGTTCCTGATTTCGAAGCGCGCATTCGAACAGTTGCTCTCGACCGCCGAAGAGCGTGCTGCGGAAGCGGCCGACGCCGAGCTGCGCCTGCGCGCCTTCATCCGCAACCATCTCGAATATCACATGACCAACCTGGCCGAGATGAAGGTGCTGGTGCGCGAGGCGGATTCTCTGACCGGGCGTTATGCGGCGGATATCGCGCGGCTCAAGCGCGATTACTCGCGGCTGTGCCGGCGGCTGCTCGATCAGTACGCGACATCGCTCGGCACGGTGCTCGATCGCGAGCAGGCGCGGATCCTGACCTCGCTGCTGTTCGGTGCGATGAACTGGTTCTACACCTGGTACGAGCCGTCGCGCGATTACGATCAGCGTGGGCGGATCATGGACGAATGCTTCCGCATGGTCGCCGGCGCGATCGGCGTCCGCGCATAG
- a CDS encoding SDR family NAD(P)-dependent oxidoreductase — MEFNGKAGLVTGAGSGIGRATAIGFAKRGGAIAVADINGDNAEKVAGEIRAAGGKAIAIVADVTRGADIEMMITRAHREFGRLDFLHNNAFGMPAAQTSTTVSSRLADVDDSVWSSMIDVGLTAVFRAMKVVIPIMRAQRSGAIVNTASISGLRADYGIAAYNAAKAGVINLTRVAAVEYARDGIRANCICPGAINTPLLAPALEQPGFAAAFNQAIPMGRLGQPEEMANVVLFLASDLASFVTGAAFVADGGQTAKTGSPSFMPE; from the coding sequence ATGGAGTTCAACGGCAAGGCTGGATTGGTGACAGGCGCGGGCTCGGGAATCGGACGGGCCACGGCGATCGGGTTTGCGAAGCGCGGCGGCGCGATCGCAGTCGCGGATATCAACGGCGACAATGCCGAGAAGGTCGCGGGCGAGATTCGCGCCGCGGGTGGCAAGGCGATCGCGATCGTCGCCGACGTGACGCGCGGCGCGGATATCGAGATGATGATCACGCGGGCGCATCGCGAGTTCGGCCGCCTCGACTTCCTGCACAACAATGCGTTTGGAATGCCAGCCGCGCAGACGAGTACGACAGTCTCGTCGCGACTTGCTGACGTTGACGACAGCGTCTGGAGTTCGATGATCGACGTGGGGCTTACAGCGGTCTTCCGCGCGATGAAAGTCGTGATTCCGATCATGCGCGCGCAGCGCAGTGGCGCGATCGTCAATACCGCGTCGATCTCCGGACTGCGCGCCGATTACGGAATCGCCGCCTACAACGCGGCCAAGGCTGGTGTGATCAATCTCACGCGCGTAGCGGCGGTCGAATACGCGCGCGACGGTATTCGCGCCAACTGCATCTGCCCGGGTGCAATCAACACTCCGCTGCTCGCGCCCGCGCTCGAGCAACCGGGCTTCGCTGCGGCTTTCAACCAGGCGATTCCGATGGGGCGGCTGGGCCAGCCGGAGGAGATGGCCAACGTGGTGCTGTTCCTCGCTTCCGATCTCGCGTCGTTTGTGACGGGCGCCGCGTTCGTCGCCGACGGAGGTCAGACGGCAAAGACCGGCAGCCCGTCATTCATGCCCGAGTGA